In Prunus dulcis chromosome 2, ALMONDv2, whole genome shotgun sequence, a single genomic region encodes these proteins:
- the LOC117618786 gene encoding AP-4 complex subunit epsilon-like, whose product MPSDASCEDIEIDKRLSFLNGYVQQALEKGAQPYIPENERSGMLNISNFSTQDQHEALTHGLRFEAYELPKPAVPSRIPPAAVASSTELVPVPEPSYVREIRQPASLPPVSDAGSSELKLRLDGVQRKWGRPTYSSPALSISNSSSSSSQKSANGVTQIDSVSTSNSKARDTYESRRPQVEISPEKQKLASSLFGGSSKTERRPSSANHKVSKANIHASEKPQVPKAAAVHTEVNHERAPDLLDLGDSTSSTASTVDPFKQLEGLLDQTEVALTANHGAAGAAKTPDIMGLYTDTSLSGLSSSVGDPLPTNRDEFNLASELSNATRTAQSGVTQLNKGPNPKDSLEKDALVRQMGVTPTSQNPNLFKDLLG is encoded by the exons ATGCCGTCAGATGCAAGTTGTGAAGACATTGAG ATTGATAAAAGACTTTCATTCCTCAATGGCTATGTCCAGCAAGCACTAGAGAAAGGTGCTCAGCCCTATATTCCTGAGAATGAGCGCTCTGGAATGTTAAATATCAGCAACTTCAGTACCCAAGATCAGCATGAAGCTTTAACCCATGGTCTTAGGTTTGAGGCATATGAGCTTCCAAAGCCAGCAGTGCCATCCAGAATTCCTCCAGCTGCAGTTGCATCCTCAACCGAGCTTGTTCCAGTTCCTGAACCATCTTATGTTAGGGAGATCCGCCAGCCTGCATCATTGCCACCTGTTTCAGATGCAGGATCTTCGGAACTTAAGTTACGACTAGATGGtgttcaaagaaaatgggGTAGGCCAACGTATTCCTCTCCAGCATTGTCAATCTCAAATTCCTCTAGTTCTAGTTCCCAGAAATCAGCGAATGGGGTCACACAAATAGATAGCGTGAGcacttcaaattcaaaagcaCGTGATACTTATGAGTCAAGGAGGCCTCAGGTTGAAATTTCTCCAGAAAAGCAGAAGCTTGCCAGTTCACTGTTTGGGGGATCATCAAAAACCGAGAGGAGGCCATCTTCTGCCAACCATAAGGTGTCTAAGGCGAATATCCATGCTTCAGAGAAGCCCCAGGTACCAAAGGCAGCAGCTGTACACACTGAAGTTAATCATGAACGTGCTCCAGACTTGCTCGATTTGGGTGACTCAACTAGTAGTACTGCTTCCACTGTAGATCCTTTCAAGCAGTTAGAAGGGCTTCTTGATCAAACTGAAGTTGCATTAACTGCAAATCATGGTGCAGCTGGTGCTGCTAAGACACCTGATATTATGGGATTATATACAGATACATCTCTCAGCGGGCTTAGTAGCAGTGTTGGCGACCCTTTGCCGACCAATAGGGATGAGTTTAATCTTGCATCTGAGTTATCAAATGCTACAAGAACTGCTCAAAGTGGGGTAACACAATTGAATAAGGGTCCTAACCCTAAAGATTCCTTGGAAAAGGATGCACTTGTAAGGCAGATGGGTGTGACCCCAACAAGTCAGAATCCCAACTTGTTTAAAGATTTGCTTGGCTAA